The region TTATCATTCGACAACAGAACCGATCTTTTCGCGGAATCCACTTTCACTACTGCGACGTTCAGATTCAGCTGAATTTTATTTTTATCAAAGAACGATTCCTTAAGAATTGGTAGCCAATCATCAGGCGCAGTTCCTGATAAATAGTCCTTAGATAAATTCGTGCGGTCGTAGGGAATGGAATCGTCGTGACTGATCATTTGAATGGTTCCCGCGAAACCCTGACGCCGTAGCATTGCTGCACAAGATGTCCCTGCTGCTCCTCCGCCGACAATCACGACGTGCTGGCTTTCTGTGCCTCTCACGATGGGACGTGGAATTGTCTTTTTGCCTGTTACAAAAATCTTGTCGTCTTTTACTTCCGTTCGCCAACAGGAAATTGGCACCAATGCGGGAGCTTTTTCTGCCTCGCCCGTTTTTATATTAAAACTAGAGTGATGCCATGGACAGTGAATATGATGACCAGCTAACAAACCTTGATTAAGGGGACCGCCATAGTGCGTGCAATTCGCACCAACAGCGTAAATTTCGCCTTCAACTTTTGCCAATAAAACGGCTTTATCGCCCACATGTCCAAGGATGGTTTCACCTTCTTGAATCAGATCTACCGAAACGCCTTTGGTAAAATCAGGGCCGGTAACCTGTGCGCTGATGGCCATGGAGTGACTCCTTTTTCGTCAGATTTTTAGCAGTTCAAGAATACTTTAATATTGTTACAGCGTGGACTTGAGCAAACCTTCACATCGTTGCGAAAAAGCACCACAGCAGGTGTATCATTGTGAGAATCGACCCGACTACTGTCGAGAAACCATAAACCTTCGCCTCGCATTTTCCGAAACAGGTAGCATGCCCTCCGACTTAGTCGGAGCGGTTTGCTACCCGGAGGCTTAAGTTGAAGCAGTGGATGAAAAAACTGGTTGATCAGTTGGATATGGACTGGGGATCAGAACAACATGCGAAAACCAAAAGTGATAACAAACCGAATCTCTCAGAAGACAGAGCGACCCTTCTCTTTATATTAGATGTCTATAATAAGAATCTATTTGAAGTTCAGAATCATTCTGTGCGCAAAGTGCGCGCAAAACTGGATACGGTTGCAAAAGAACTTATGACCTTAGAAGGCGAAGAGCTGGAAAATGCCCTGTTCCGCTTTCGCCAATTTATTTCAAGCTATCGTATTGACGAAACGACTTATGTGCAAAACACCTTCGATGATTTTAAACGCATCATCTGGGATTTTGCCGACAACTTGGGCGAAGAAGTGGCTGCTGAAGCAAGTTCCGAAGACCAAGTGAATTCAAGTCTTGCAGGCTTGCGCGAAGCCGTGGAATCAAACTCCATCGAAGACCTGCGCGCAAAATCACGGGAATTTATCGACTTTTATCTAAAGCATCAGACGAATTCCAACGAGCGCCGCTCTAAACGCATGGAAACAGTTAAAAAGAGCCTTTCCACAGTTAAGAAGCAATTGATGGAAGCCAATCGCACTATGCGTTCGGACCATTTAACTGGAGCCCACAACCGCAAGAGTTTTGATGAACAGGTAAAACGTTATATTCAACTGAATCAATTGGATCACGATCCAGTGACGATGTTGTTATTTGATATCGACTTCTTTAAAAAGATCAACGATGCCTATGGGCACGATATCGGGGACTTCGTATTACAACAGTGTGTGCGCTTGCTTCAAGAAAGCTTCAGCCGCGAAGTCGATTTCGTGGCCCGCTTAGGAGGAGAAGAGTTCGCCGTGATCCTTCCAGGCTGCGACACGAAACAAGCAATTAAAATGGTCGATGACTGTATGGCGAAAATCCGTAAAGAAGTTTTCGTTCACGGAAACCTAGAAATTCGCTTTACGACCAGCCTAGGAATCGCCCAACTAGAACCGGGCGAAACTCCAGACGGCTGGTACAAACGAGTGGACGAAGCCCTCTACACATCCAAACAAACGGGCCGCAACAAATACACAGTTGCAAACCCACCCGGAATCAAAAGAGTCGCATAACCAAAATAAAAAGGCCGGTCACCCCGGCCTTTTTTTTTACGCAAATGAGTTAGGCCACACCGTCTTCTCGATAAGAACCTTGCAGATATCTTGCAAACCCACCAAGTCCTCCTCATCAAAGCGATTCAAAACGGGAGCATCCACATCAAGCACCCCCAAAAGGCGGCCGCCAATGACGAGAGGAATCACAACCTCACTGCGAGACCGAGCATCACAAGCGATATGCCCTGGAAACTGATCCACATCAGGAACAAGCTGA is a window of Bdellovibrio sp. SKB1291214 DNA encoding:
- a CDS encoding GGDEF domain-containing protein, with the translated sequence MKKLVDQLDMDWGSEQHAKTKSDNKPNLSEDRATLLFILDVYNKNLFEVQNHSVRKVRAKLDTVAKELMTLEGEELENALFRFRQFISSYRIDETTYVQNTFDDFKRIIWDFADNLGEEVAAEASSEDQVNSSLAGLREAVESNSIEDLRAKSREFIDFYLKHQTNSNERRSKRMETVKKSLSTVKKQLMEANRTMRSDHLTGAHNRKSFDEQVKRYIQLNQLDHDPVTMLLFDIDFFKKINDAYGHDIGDFVLQQCVRLLQESFSREVDFVARLGGEEFAVILPGCDTKQAIKMVDDCMAKIRKEVFVHGNLEIRFTTSLGIAQLEPGETPDGWYKRVDEALYTSKQTGRNKYTVANPPGIKRVA